GGCCAGCCGGCCGCGCTCGCGGTGGATACCATTGCGCTGATGGACGCGCTCAAGATCGAGCGGGCGCTGGTCGCGGGTTACGATTGGGGCGGACGCACGGCGGGCATTCTCGCCGCGCTCTGGCCGGAACGCGTCAAGGCGCTGGTCGCCGTGTCGGGTTATCTCATCGGTAGCCGCGCGGCGAATGCAAAGCCGCTGCCGCCGAAGGCCGAACTCGCTTGGTGGTACCAGTTCTATTTCTCAACGGAGCGCGGCGCTCTCGGCTATAAGCAATACACTCATGAATTCGCGAAACTGATCTGGCAGTTGGCGTCGCCCCAATGGCGATTCGACGATGCGACTTTCGCGCGCAGCGCGAAGTCGCTCGACAATCCCGATCATGTGGCGATCTCGATCCATAATTATCGCTGGCGGCTGGGCCTTGCCGAGGGCGAGGCGAAATACGACAGCATCGAGAGCCGCCTCGAACAATTGCCAAGCATCGCGGTGCCGACCATCACGATGGAAGGCGACGCCAACGGCGCGCCGCATCCTTCGCCGGACTCCTATGCGAAACGATTCACCGGCAAGTATGCACACCGGCTGGTCACCGGCGGCATCGGCCACAATCTGCCGCAGGAAGCGCCGCAGGCGTTCGCACAGGCGGTGATCGACGCCGACAAGTTCTGATGTGAGACAATCAGCCTGAAAAGAAAAGGCCCGCCGGATTGAGCGGCGGGCCTTTTGATTGGAAGCGGTGGGTTGCGAAAGATTACACCTGCCGCTCGACCATCTTGGCCTTGAGGTCGGCGATGGCCTTCGCGGGATTCAATCCCTTCGGGCAGGCCTTGGTGCAGTTCATGATGGTGTGGCAGCGATAGAGCCGGAACGGGTCTTCCAGATTGTCGAGCCGCGCGCCGGTGGCCTCATCGCGGCTGTCGTTGACCCAGCGGTCGGCTTGCAGCAGCGCGGCGGGACCGAGATAGCGGTCGCTGTTCCACCAGTAGCTCGGGCAGGA
The nucleotide sequence above comes from [Pseudomonas] carboxydohydrogena. Encoded proteins:
- a CDS encoding alpha/beta fold hydrolase, whose protein sequence is MSDPINANRRNFLQIASTGAAALTAAGFGLLHPAHAQGAGTASAAASSSNADALAPIRQIKAGVLDIGYFEAGPANGPVVLLLHGWPYDIHSFIDVLPILVAKGYRVIAPHARGYGTTQFLSADTMRNGQPAALAVDTIALMDALKIERALVAGYDWGGRTAGILAALWPERVKALVAVSGYLIGSRAANAKPLPPKAELAWWYQFYFSTERGALGYKQYTHEFAKLIWQLASPQWRFDDATFARSAKSLDNPDHVAISIHNYRWRLGLAEGEAKYDSIESRLEQLPSIAVPTITMEGDANGAPHPSPDSYAKRFTGKYAHRLVTGGIGHNLPQEAPQAFAQAVIDADKF